One Pseudomonas sp. MM213 genomic window, CGGCGAGTGTTGCAGCCGGAAATCAACACCATCAACGATGCGCGACTGGAGGCGCTCACTCCCCAGCGGCGCGGACGGGTGCTGCTGGTGGAGGATAATCCGGTCAATCAATTGGTGGCCAAGGGCATGCTCGGAAAACTCGGCTGCGAGGTGATTGTCGCCGCCCACGGCGGCGAGGCCCTGGATCAGCTGGAGCAAAGCGAATTCGATCTGGTGCTGATGGACTGCAACATGCCGGTGATGGACGGCTACGAAGCCAGTCGGCAAATCCGTCGCAGCGGTCGCTGGCCGCAATTGCCCATCGTCGCCCTGACCGCCAACGCCATGTCCGAGGAACGCGAACGCTGCCGTGCGGCGGGCATGAGCGATTACCTGGCCAAACCTTTCCGCCGGGAAGAACTGGCCGCCCTGCTGGACCTGTGGATGCCCGCTACGACAGTGCTTTGATTTGTCCCAACAAGTGATCAAGGCCCTCGCGCAGATCATTCAAGCGATCCAGATCGACACCGCTGTCACACAACAGTCGGGCTTTGAGCGGCCCGACCTGATCGCGCAACGCCTTGCCCGTGGGCGACAGGCTCAGGTGCACTTCACGCTCATCCCGCGCTGAACGCTGTCGCTGCACCAGTTGCAGTTGTTCAAGTCGCTTGAGCAGCGGCGTCAACGTGCCGGAATCCAGCGCCAGGCGCTCGCCCAACGCCTTGACCGTCGGCTGCTCCGGCGCCGCCTCCTGCCATTCCCACAAAACCAGCATCGCCAGGTATTGCGGGTATGTCAGGCCGAGCTGATCGAGCATCGGCTTGTAAGCGCGGATCACCGCCCGGGAAGCGGCGTACAGCTTGAAGCAGAGCTGGCTGTCGAGCTTCAGGGAATCGACGGACAAGGTATTCATTTGAGCAGGGCTTCGATCTCGCGGCTGAGGTCTTGCGGCTTGGTCGCGGGAGCGAAGCGCTTGACCAGTTGGCCGTCCTTGCCGATCAGGAATTTGGTGAAGTTCCACTTGATGCCCTGAGAACCCAGAACACCCGGTGCGCGTTTTTTCAGTTGCACGAACAGCGGGTGGGCGTCGGCACCGTTAACGTCGATCTTTTTGAACAGCGGAAAGCTGACACCGAAGTTCAGTTCACAGAACTCGGAAATCGCGCCTTCATTGCCCGGCTCCTGCTTGCCGAATTGGTTGCACGGGAAACCGAGCACCACCAGCCCTTGATCCTTGTAGGTCTGCCACAGTTCTTCCAGCCCTTTGTATTGCGGCGTGAAGCCGCATTTGCTCGCGGTGTTGACCACCAGCACGGCTTTGCCGGCGTAATCCGCCAGGGTCTTTTTCTCACCCTTGATGGTGGTGCAAGGGATGCTCAGCAGGTTGTCGCTCATGATTCGGACTCTCGAATGAAAGAAGATGAGGTAAACATAGCAAGCAATTGAATTGTGTGCAATTTAAATTATTGGGTGCCGAATATCTGTAGGAGCGAAGCTTGCTCGCGAAGGCGTCGGGTCAGTCAACATCAGTGTTGAATGTTAAGACGCCTTCGCGAGCAAGCTTCGCTCCTACAAGGGCCCGCATTACGAACGCGGAACGAGATCCAGGCACACAGAGTTGATGCAATACCGCAGGCCGGTCGGCGGCGGACCATCCGGGAACACATGCCCCAGGTGCGCATCGCATTTGGCGCAGACCACTTCGGTGCGGATCATGCCGTGGCTGACATCACGGATTTCAGTCATGGCGCTGTCGCCGATCGGCGCATAGAAACTCGGCCAGCCGCAGCCGGAGTCAAATTTGGTTTTTGAGTCGAACAGCGGCTCATTGCAGCAGATGCAGTGGTAAACACCGTCGGTTTTGGTGCCGTTGTACTTTCCGGAAAACGGCCGTTCGGTGCCCTTGAGGCGACAAACGTTGTACTGCTCCGGATCGAGCATCGCCCGCCATTCTTCCAGGGTTTTTTCCAACTTTTCCATCATCACACCTCAGCAGCTGAAAAAGCCCGATCTGTACCTTTTCCACGGATCGGGCGGCACGTATGATTGCGCCTCGTCAAACGCCAGTCTGGCAGCCAGACCACGCGCATTCAAACGGATTTATGGGTGCTGCCTCTCAAGGCGCCAGGCCTGTGTGAATACGCAGGATTCCCAGTACGGTAGTTCATACACCGCCTGGATCGTTCATTTTCGGGAACACATCGCCATGCAGGTCAGCAAATCGAACAAGCTCGCCAACGTCTGCTACGACATTCGCGGCCCAGTGCTCAAGCACGCCAAACGCCTGGAAGAGGAAGGCCATCGCATCCTCAAGCTGAACATCGGCAACCCGGCGCCTTTTGGTTTCGAAGCGCCGGATGAAATCCTCCAGGACGTGATCCGCAACCTGCCGACCGCCCAGGGCTACAGCGATTCCAAAGGCCTGTTCAGTGCGCGTAAAGCCGTCATGCAGTACTACCAGCAGAAGCAGGTAGAAGGCGTCGGCATTGAAGACATTTATCTGGGCAACGGCGTTTCCGAGCTGATCGTGATGTCGATGCAAGCGCTGCTCAACAACGGCGACGAAGTGCTGGTGCCGGCTCCCGACTATCCGCTGTGGACCGCTGCCGTGAGCCTGTCGGGCGGCAACCCGGTGCATTACCTGTGCGACGAGCAGGCCAACTGGTGGCCGGATCTGGCTGACATCAAGGCCAAGATCACCCCGAACACCAAGGCCCTGGTGATCATCAACCCGAACAACCCGACCGGCGCGGTGTATTCGAAGGAAGTCCTGCTGGGCATGCTGGAACTGGCCCGTCAGCACAACCTGGTGGTGTTTTCCGACGAGATCTACGACAAGATTCTGTACGACGATGCCGTGCACATCTGCACCGCATCCCTGGCCCCGGACCTGCTGTGCCTGACCTTCAACGGCCTGTCCAAGTCCTATCGCGTGGCCGGTTTCCGTTCCGGCTGGATTGCTATCTCCGGTCCGAAACATCACGCGCAAAGCTACATTGAAGGCATCGACATGCTGGCGAACATGCGCCTGTGTGCCAACGTGCCGAGCCAGCACGCGATCCAGACCGCCCTCGGGGGTTATCAGAGCATCAACGATCTGGTCCTGCCGCAAGGTCGCCTGCTGGAACAACGCAACCGTACCTGGGAATTGCTCAACGACATTCCCGGTGTGAGCTGCGTCAAGCCGATGGGCGCGCTGTATGCGTTCCCGCGCATCGACCCGAAAGTCTGCCCGATCCACAACGACGAAAAATTCGTGCTCGACCTGCTGCTGTCGGAAAAGCTGCTGGTGGTTCAAGGCACCGCTTTCAACTGGCCATGGCCGGACCACTTCCGCGTCGTGACCCTGCCGCGTGTCGACGACCTGGACATGGCCATCGGACGAATCGGCAACTTCCTCAAATCCTATCGCCAGTAATCGGACTGGCCGCGTGCGACTTTTCCACGAAAGTCGCACGAGGATTAATTCAGCAACATATCTTTAAGCCTCGCCGGGCATCCCCTCCGCAATCGCTGCCCGGTCGCAAGCTTCGTGACCGCGCCCAACAATCACGGGGCCCGCAACGCGAATCGGCTGACAAACACTTCCCCTGCCCACGTCGGAAATGCCCTGCAAGCGACTAGACTGTTGCTGTAGGACACAGTTTGAAATAG contains:
- a CDS encoding MarR family winged helix-turn-helix transcriptional regulator; translation: MNTLSVDSLKLDSQLCFKLYAASRAVIRAYKPMLDQLGLTYPQYLAMLVLWEWQEAAPEQPTVKALGERLALDSGTLTPLLKRLEQLQLVQRQRSARDEREVHLSLSPTGKALRDQVGPLKARLLCDSGVDLDRLNDLREGLDHLLGQIKALS
- a CDS encoding glutathione peroxidase; translation: MSDNLLSIPCTTIKGEKKTLADYAGKAVLVVNTASKCGFTPQYKGLEELWQTYKDQGLVVLGFPCNQFGKQEPGNEGAISEFCELNFGVSFPLFKKIDVNGADAHPLFVQLKKRAPGVLGSQGIKWNFTKFLIGKDGQLVKRFAPATKPQDLSREIEALLK
- the msrB gene encoding peptide-methionine (R)-S-oxide reductase MsrB, which encodes MEKLEKTLEEWRAMLDPEQYNVCRLKGTERPFSGKYNGTKTDGVYHCICCNEPLFDSKTKFDSGCGWPSFYAPIGDSAMTEIRDVSHGMIRTEVVCAKCDAHLGHVFPDGPPPTGLRYCINSVCLDLVPRS
- a CDS encoding pyridoxal phosphate-dependent aminotransferase; its protein translation is MQVSKSNKLANVCYDIRGPVLKHAKRLEEEGHRILKLNIGNPAPFGFEAPDEILQDVIRNLPTAQGYSDSKGLFSARKAVMQYYQQKQVEGVGIEDIYLGNGVSELIVMSMQALLNNGDEVLVPAPDYPLWTAAVSLSGGNPVHYLCDEQANWWPDLADIKAKITPNTKALVIINPNNPTGAVYSKEVLLGMLELARQHNLVVFSDEIYDKILYDDAVHICTASLAPDLLCLTFNGLSKSYRVAGFRSGWIAISGPKHHAQSYIEGIDMLANMRLCANVPSQHAIQTALGGYQSINDLVLPQGRLLEQRNRTWELLNDIPGVSCVKPMGALYAFPRIDPKVCPIHNDEKFVLDLLLSEKLLVVQGTAFNWPWPDHFRVVTLPRVDDLDMAIGRIGNFLKSYRQ